A single window of Gavia stellata isolate bGavSte3 chromosome 14, bGavSte3.hap2, whole genome shotgun sequence DNA harbors:
- the LOC104257879 gene encoding homeobox protein CDX-1, with protein MYVSYLLDKETSMYPGSARCGSNNLPVQNFVSTPPYSDYMGYHHVPTLDNHGQPAGTWGSHYGPQREDWNAYGPGPSSTVAAAQINGSSPGQVSYSSADYSSLHPAGSGGLPPVETINTQQISPNSQRHSSYEWMRKTVQSTSTGKTRTREKYRVVYTDHQRLELEKEFHYNRYITIRRKSELAANLRLSERQVKIWFQNRRAKERKLMKKKMTHFDGSNLGSMQSDSGSVSPMPVPDQQTHSEMPSSLFPPPPPPPPLPMNGLQHNGNLQQVVASQ; from the exons GCAGCAACAACCTGCCAGTGCAAAACTTTGTCTCCACTCCACCCTATTCAGATTACATGGGATATCATCATGTGCCAACTCTGGACAACCATGGACAGCCTGCGGGAACCTGGGGATCTCACTATGGCCCACAGCGGGAAGACTGGAACGCTTACGGCCCAGGACCTTCCAGCACGGTTGCTGCTGCGCAGATCAATGGCTCGTCTCCTGGACAGGTCTCCTACAGTTCTGCTGATTACAGCTCCCTCCATCCTGCTGGATCTGGGGGGTTACCTCCTGTAGAAACAATTAATACACAGCAAATCTCTCCCAACAGCCAAAGGCACAGCTCTTATGAATGGATGAGGAAAACGGTGCAATCCACTTCTACAG GTAAAACAAGAACAAGAGAGAAGTACCGAGTGGTTTACACAGATCATCAGAGATTAGAATTAGAGAAGGAATTTCATTACAACAGATACATTACAATCAGGAGGAAGTCTGAACTTGCTGCAAACCTAAGACTTTCCGAGAGACAG GTGAAAATCTGGTTCCAGAATCGCAgagccaaagaaagaaaattaatgaagaagaaaatgactcATTTTGATGGCAGCAATCTTGGCTCTATGCAGAGTGACTCTGGCTCAGTAAGCCCAATGCCAGTTCCTGACCAACAGACTCATTCAGAAATGCCCAGTTCTTTATTCCCGCCTccacctcctccacctccaCTTCCCATGAATGGTTTGCAGCACAACGGGAACCTGCAGCAGGTAGTGGCCTCTCAGTAA